From a region of the Propionispora vibrioides genome:
- a CDS encoding S-layer homology domain-containing protein — MKRKTLAILSLIVAMGFGETVWAAPANPFDDVPKTHWSYAAVEKLVHDGVVAGYDDNTFKGDRPLSRYEMAVIVGKAISKSEKADTENKALIAKLSQEYYRELDNMGVQLAEVKEKVDKVTLNGFMRAKYDSDTVGGKTSPVNGNGNKHFYMDFEGTMKANENWDVHFQSETNETYSTNRSWGENDGTFQRIWATGSVGAVDVTFGKKWWGYGSNVAWGHSGSGIQFDYAAPQYKVSVFNFKPTQLDGDGNAINLTNASNTSLYGMNINADLSKVVNANLLVGGNKATGDGTKSDGSLNPDTGITHWGEVDLSAKLLKNVKVTGTYARTNADDYNSSQEFRLDYKGMDLKQPGSFDVYLRLLKFQKFGDPSHDDEWSSLPSDMKGWVLGVDYALGKDIQWATLYGNQKLNISGTDSKLAKDSTRKLIRTQVDIHF, encoded by the coding sequence ATGAAGAGAAAAACACTGGCAATTTTGTCACTGATTGTGGCAATGGGATTTGGTGAGACGGTTTGGGCCGCACCGGCTAATCCCTTTGATGATGTACCGAAAACCCATTGGTCCTACGCGGCGGTGGAAAAACTGGTACATGACGGGGTAGTAGCCGGCTATGATGACAATACCTTTAAAGGAGACCGGCCCTTAAGCCGTTATGAAATGGCTGTTATTGTAGGCAAAGCTATTTCAAAGTCGGAGAAAGCTGACACTGAGAACAAAGCGTTGATTGCCAAGCTGTCTCAGGAATATTACCGTGAGCTGGATAATATGGGAGTTCAACTGGCGGAGGTAAAAGAAAAAGTCGATAAGGTTACCCTCAACGGGTTTATGCGGGCCAAATATGACAGTGATACGGTGGGCGGAAAAACAAGCCCCGTCAATGGAAATGGCAATAAACATTTCTACATGGACTTTGAGGGAACTATGAAAGCCAATGAAAACTGGGATGTCCACTTCCAGAGTGAAACAAATGAAACGTACAGCACCAACCGCTCCTGGGGGGAAAATGACGGAACTTTCCAGCGGATCTGGGCTACCGGATCGGTCGGAGCGGTGGACGTAACCTTCGGTAAAAAGTGGTGGGGTTATGGCTCCAATGTAGCCTGGGGACACTCCGGCAGCGGTATCCAGTTTGATTATGCCGCACCGCAGTACAAAGTCAGCGTATTTAACTTTAAACCCACCCAGCTTGACGGCGACGGCAACGCTATTAATCTGACCAATGCCAGCAACACTTCGCTGTATGGTATGAATATAAACGCCGATTTGTCCAAAGTAGTCAATGCCAATTTGCTGGTTGGCGGCAATAAAGCAACCGGCGACGGCACAAAAAGTGATGGCTCGCTCAACCCGGATACGGGAATTACCCACTGGGGCGAAGTAGATCTGAGCGCCAAGCTGCTGAAGAATGTAAAGGTAACCGGTACTTATGCCCGGACCAACGCGGATGATTACAATTCCAGCCAGGAGTTCCGGCTGGATTACAAGGGCATGGACCTTAAACAGCCCGGCTCATTCGATGTATATCTCCGGTTGTTAAAATTCCAGAAATTTGGCGACCCCTCGCATGATGATGAATGGAGTTCTTTGCCGTCGGACATGAAAGGCTGGGTACTTGGGGTTGACTATGCGCTTGGAAAGGACATCCAATGGGCAACCCTTTACGGTAACCAGAAGCTAAATATTTCCGGCACAGATTCAAAACTGGCCAAAGACAGCACCAGAAAATTAATCCGTACGCAAGTTGACATCCATTTCTAG
- a CDS encoding PLP-dependent aminotransferase family protein → MWKIQWQDKKELSLARQIFLSLRERILAGQLAAGERMPSTRELAGSLGVSRNTVCEAYDMLLAEGFTVSRQGAPTRIARDVCLDYKPDGVATAPVKPEAGTPVWDFATGRPDITLFPWKLWNKMLGEAAGQLPPGQWGYTSPQGYELLCGEIACWLLRSRGMLVKPADIFITAGATQAFYLLVGLLHKTGAPFVLENPSHPAMYTVITDRGYPVQWLEVDEQGAIVETLTESAVSAVYVTPSHQFPLGGILPAGRRAALIRLARDNDFYIIEDDYDGEFRYAGPAISPLYSLDASHVIYVGTFSKTLFPALRLGFVILPKPLQEKWRHYRKYMDVQNPVLEQAALTAFLRTRAMDKHIRRMRRSYGEKRSCFLQAVQEHFADSVCPWGDASGLHVALQFPGAEFGERFVEESRAAGLGIRPVNRLYPSLHEQHRDKLLLGYGHLNAGQIQEGMSALRRLMERGDYGYVTRGS, encoded by the coding sequence ATGTGGAAAATACAGTGGCAGGATAAAAAAGAATTGAGTTTGGCGCGGCAGATATTTCTTTCCCTGCGGGAACGTATCCTGGCAGGCCAATTGGCGGCAGGTGAAAGGATGCCTTCGACGCGGGAACTGGCCGGCAGCTTGGGTGTTTCGCGCAATACTGTCTGTGAGGCCTATGATATGCTGTTGGCTGAGGGCTTTACCGTCAGCCGTCAAGGAGCCCCGACCCGGATTGCCCGGGATGTTTGCCTGGACTACAAACCGGACGGTGTGGCAACTGCGCCGGTAAAGCCGGAAGCCGGCACTCCGGTGTGGGACTTTGCAACAGGGCGGCCGGATATAACTTTGTTTCCCTGGAAGCTCTGGAACAAAATGCTGGGAGAAGCCGCCGGCCAGTTGCCGCCCGGACAATGGGGGTATACCAGTCCGCAGGGATATGAGCTGCTGTGTGGGGAAATTGCCTGCTGGCTGTTGCGCAGCAGAGGGATGCTGGTAAAACCGGCCGATATTTTTATTACGGCCGGTGCGACGCAGGCTTTTTATCTGCTGGTTGGCTTGCTGCATAAGACTGGGGCACCTTTCGTGCTGGAGAATCCATCCCATCCGGCTATGTATACGGTTATTACCGATCGGGGGTATCCGGTCCAATGGCTGGAGGTGGATGAGCAGGGGGCAATTGTCGAGACACTGACGGAAAGCGCTGTTTCGGCCGTATATGTAACGCCGTCGCATCAGTTTCCTTTGGGCGGTATTTTACCGGCCGGCCGCCGTGCCGCCCTGATTCGACTGGCCCGGGATAATGATTTTTATATTATTGAAGATGATTATGACGGAGAATTTCGTTATGCCGGTCCGGCAATCAGTCCGCTATATTCTCTGGATGCTTCCCACGTGATTTATGTCGGGACTTTCAGCAAAACACTGTTTCCGGCATTAAGACTGGGGTTTGTCATACTGCCAAAACCATTACAGGAAAAATGGCGGCACTATCGAAAATATATGGATGTGCAAAACCCTGTGCTGGAGCAGGCCGCCCTGACGGCATTCCTTCGCACCAGGGCCATGGATAAGCATATCCGCCGGATGCGGCGAAGCTATGGGGAAAAGCGAAGCTGTTTTTTGCAGGCTGTTCAAGAACATTTCGCAGATTCGGTCTGTCCCTGGGGTGATGCGTCAGGATTGCATGTGGCGCTTCAGTTTCCGGGAGCGGAGTTCGGTGAGCGTTTTGTGGAGGAAAGTCGTGCTGCCGGACTGGGTATCCGGCCGGTGAACCGGCTGTATCCTTCGCTGCACGAACAGCACCGGGACAAGCTGCTTCTGGGGTACGGCCATTTGAATGCCGGGCAAATTCAGGAGGGCATGAGCGCTTTGCGCCGATTAATGGAAAGAGGAGACTATGGTTATGTCACAAGAGGAAGCTAA
- a CDS encoding DMT family transporter has protein sequence MTAQRKADLLLVLVTLCWGSSYLFMKLGLASLQEFNLIGLRFGIAFVVAAVIFNRRLRNLDRKVLKASLFLGSLLFACFVAIVFGVKHTTTANAGFLISLSVIFVPVFSAVLLKKAPQRKVWFGALAALSGIGLLTLQSRLSVNAGDGWCIAGAALYGAYIIVTGILTHKVDSITLGVLQLGVAGGWGFAVSALTETPKLPATPENWLFVLGLSLLCSAFGFIGQTAAQRYTTAAHTGLIFSLEPIFAALFAFLFTGETLTLQGYLGATVVLAGVISVELDSSMLKNLLSTSLCVARKY, from the coding sequence ATGACTGCACAGCGAAAAGCGGATCTGTTATTGGTGCTGGTAACTCTATGTTGGGGATCATCCTATTTGTTTATGAAGCTGGGATTAGCTTCTTTACAGGAATTTAATCTGATCGGGCTGCGTTTTGGCATCGCTTTCGTGGTGGCGGCGGTAATCTTTAACCGCCGGCTGCGCAATCTGGACCGTAAAGTTCTTAAGGCCTCGCTATTTTTGGGGTCGTTGTTGTTTGCCTGTTTTGTGGCAATTGTATTTGGCGTAAAACATACAACTACCGCTAATGCCGGGTTTTTAATCAGCCTATCAGTTATTTTCGTACCGGTTTTTTCGGCGGTCCTGTTGAAAAAAGCGCCGCAGCGCAAGGTGTGGTTCGGAGCGCTGGCGGCGTTAAGCGGCATCGGTCTGCTTACGCTGCAGAGCCGGTTGAGCGTCAATGCCGGTGACGGCTGGTGTATTGCCGGCGCGGCCTTGTATGGGGCTTATATTATTGTGACAGGCATATTGACTCACAAGGTGGATTCGATTACGCTGGGCGTATTGCAACTTGGCGTTGCCGGTGGCTGGGGATTTGCCGTATCGGCTTTGACCGAGACACCCAAGCTGCCGGCAACACCGGAAAACTGGCTGTTTGTGCTTGGACTGAGTCTGTTATGCAGCGCTTTTGGCTTTATTGGTCAGACGGCGGCCCAACGGTATACTACGGCGGCTCATACGGGACTGATTTTTTCGCTGGAGCCGATTTTTGCCGCTCTCTTTGCCTTTCTGTTTACCGGTGAGACATTGACGCTGCAGGGCTACCTTGGTGCCACCGTGGTTCTGGCTGGCGTGATAAGCGTGGAACTGGACAGCAGCATGCTCAAAAATCTACTGTCGACCTCCCTGTGTGTTGCAAGAAAATATTGA
- a CDS encoding DUF362 domain-containing protein has protein sequence MFSINSECIKCGACASVCPVGAISEGDAQYTIDENCIDCGSCASVCPVGAISPGE, from the coding sequence ATGTTTTCTATCAACAGCGAATGTATTAAATGTGGAGCTTGTGCTTCCGTCTGCCCGGTTGGCGCCATTTCCGAAGGAGATGCCCAATACACAATCGACGAGAACTGTATTGACTGCGGTTCCTGCGCTTCCGTCTGCCCGGTCGGTGCAATCAGCCCCGGTGAATAA
- a CDS encoding LysR family transcriptional regulator, with product MSITKYQVFLNTVELGSLTKTAEALNLTQSGVSHAIASLEAEFGFLLLIRDRAGIRLTSNGELLLRYVRDILQANERLKQEVAAINGLETGTVRIGSFASVSTQWLPPILQEFQRQHPSIELKLLEGDYDDIDRWIANGSVDFGFISAPSSKAFEIMPLNRDRMLCILPLGHPLGEKPFITFAEIKNEPFIMPAWGKDDDVRRLLQKNKIVPKVKFEVAEDRTIIAMVQSGLGISILPEMVLFRLADGLHTLELEKPHFRTIGIAAPSLTSISPAAKKVIACVRTWLETQAMLEY from the coding sequence ATGTCGATTACCAAATACCAAGTGTTCCTGAACACAGTAGAGCTTGGCAGTCTTACCAAAACAGCGGAAGCGCTCAATCTGACCCAGTCCGGCGTCAGCCACGCCATCGCCAGCCTGGAAGCGGAGTTTGGTTTTTTGCTGCTTATCCGGGATCGGGCGGGTATCCGGCTAACCAGCAACGGCGAGCTGCTGCTGCGGTATGTCCGGGATATTTTGCAGGCGAATGAACGGCTGAAACAGGAAGTAGCCGCAATTAACGGCCTGGAAACCGGCACGGTGCGGATTGGATCATTCGCCAGTGTTTCCACTCAATGGCTCCCCCCCATCCTGCAGGAATTTCAACGTCAGCATCCTTCTATCGAATTAAAACTGCTGGAAGGCGATTACGACGATATTGATCGCTGGATTGCCAATGGCTCGGTGGATTTTGGCTTTATTTCCGCACCTTCCTCCAAGGCCTTCGAGATCATGCCGTTGAACCGTGACAGAATGCTCTGCATTCTCCCGCTCGGTCACCCGCTGGGCGAAAAACCCTTCATTACCTTTGCCGAAATAAAAAACGAACCGTTTATTATGCCGGCCTGGGGCAAAGACGATGATGTCCGGCGGCTGCTGCAAAAAAACAAAATTGTTCCTAAAGTCAAATTTGAGGTAGCCGAAGACCGAACGATTATTGCCATGGTGCAAAGCGGCCTGGGTATCAGCATATTGCCGGAAATGGTACTGTTCCGCCTGGCCGACGGCCTGCATACGCTGGAACTGGAAAAACCTCATTTTCGTACCATCGGCATTGCCGCACCCTCGCTTACCTCCATATCGCCTGCCGCCAAAAAAGTAATCGCCTGCGTCCGTACCTGGCTGGAAACGCAAGCAATGCTGGAATATTAA
- a CDS encoding NUDIX hydrolase translates to MEHWHSYIQRLQSIAQNGLTYSENKYDLERFQELKEISEKMLADLTAKPVSQIQDIFVNEKGYATPKVDVRGVIFKDGRVLMVRETIDGRWSLPGGWADVGLSPSEVVVKEVREESGLQVGAVKLLAVFDKKRHAHPPDIHYIYKLFILCEVLGGELTPGMETSDVNFFPPDQLPELSVDRNTEAQIKTLFQFLANPDKQPLFD, encoded by the coding sequence ATGGAGCATTGGCATTCTTACATACAGCGTTTGCAATCGATTGCCCAGAACGGGCTGACCTATTCGGAAAATAAATATGATCTGGAACGTTTTCAGGAACTAAAGGAAATAAGTGAGAAAATGCTGGCCGACTTAACGGCAAAGCCGGTTAGCCAAATACAGGACATATTTGTTAATGAAAAAGGCTATGCCACGCCGAAGGTCGATGTTCGCGGCGTCATTTTTAAGGACGGCCGGGTACTAATGGTCCGCGAAACAATTGACGGCCGCTGGTCGCTGCCGGGCGGCTGGGCCGATGTCGGCCTAAGCCCCAGCGAAGTAGTGGTCAAGGAAGTCCGGGAGGAATCGGGACTGCAAGTCGGAGCGGTAAAACTGCTGGCTGTCTTTGATAAAAAGCGCCACGCCCATCCACCGGATATCCATTATATCTACAAACTGTTTATCCTGTGCGAGGTTCTTGGCGGCGAGCTGACACCAGGCATGGAAACGAGTGATGTCAACTTCTTCCCACCCGATCAATTGCCGGAGCTGTCGGTTGACCGCAACACGGAAGCACAAATTAAGACGCTGTTTCAGTTTCTGGCCAACCCGGATAAGCAGCCGCTGTTTGATTAA
- a CDS encoding aminotransferase class I/II-fold pyridoxal phosphate-dependent enzyme, with protein sequence MTELETMADSGLQQQYAALSRQYDEFKAKKLKLDMSRGKPCSEQLDLSLGLLDCLDRTDYRSADGVDCRNYGGVDGIPEAKELCAQILEVGTDEIIVHGNSSLALMHDLIVRALLHGVPSSPEPWKALPVVKFLCPSPGYDRHFGICEYLGIEMIPVRYTPEGPDMDQVEELVAQDAAIKGIWCVPKYSNPTGITYSDTVVNRLAAMPTKAPDFCILWDNAYTVHHLTETPDRLLNLLTACKQAGHPDRAFMFSSTSKVSFPGAGIAMVGASKTNITWLKKQMLQQTIGPDKLNQLRHIRFFKNRVGIEMQMRKHAAIIKPKFDAVLSLLDGTLKDSGLASWSRPVGGYFISLNTLPGCAKKVVAKAAEAGVVLTAAGSTYPYGRDPEDKNIRLAPTLPPLPELKQAMELLILCIRLTSTEQEMTKRGLLSPTATK encoded by the coding sequence ATGACTGAATTGGAAACAATGGCTGATTCAGGCCTGCAGCAGCAGTATGCCGCATTGTCCCGCCAATATGATGAATTTAAAGCGAAAAAACTTAAACTGGACATGTCCCGTGGCAAACCCTGCAGCGAACAGCTCGACCTGTCGCTGGGGCTGCTGGATTGCCTTGACCGGACCGACTATAGATCGGCCGATGGCGTTGACTGCCGCAACTACGGTGGTGTCGACGGTATCCCGGAAGCAAAAGAATTATGTGCCCAAATCTTAGAGGTAGGCACAGATGAAATTATTGTCCATGGCAACTCCAGCCTGGCACTCATGCATGATTTGATCGTCCGTGCCTTGCTGCACGGTGTTCCCAGCAGCCCAGAGCCCTGGAAAGCACTTCCTGTGGTAAAGTTTCTCTGTCCCAGTCCCGGTTATGACCGTCATTTCGGCATTTGTGAATATCTGGGGATTGAGATGATACCTGTCCGGTACACACCGGAGGGTCCGGATATGGATCAGGTAGAAGAGCTGGTGGCGCAAGACGCCGCTATTAAGGGGATTTGGTGTGTGCCCAAGTACAGCAATCCAACCGGCATTACCTATTCCGACACGGTTGTAAACCGTCTGGCGGCTATGCCGACCAAAGCTCCGGATTTCTGCATTCTTTGGGATAACGCCTACACCGTTCATCATCTGACGGAAACGCCGGATCGTTTATTAAATTTGCTCACCGCCTGTAAGCAGGCCGGCCATCCGGACCGTGCCTTTATGTTCAGTTCCACTTCCAAGGTTAGCTTTCCCGGCGCCGGTATTGCCATGGTAGGCGCCAGCAAGACTAATATTACCTGGCTGAAAAAACAGATGCTGCAGCAAACCATCGGACCCGACAAACTAAATCAACTGCGGCATATTCGCTTTTTTAAGAATCGGGTAGGCATTGAAATGCAAATGCGCAAACATGCTGCCATCATCAAACCTAAATTTGACGCTGTGCTGTCGCTGCTTGACGGAACACTGAAAGATTCCGGGTTGGCCAGTTGGAGCCGGCCGGTCGGCGGCTACTTCATCAGTCTGAATACCTTGCCCGGCTGCGCCAAAAAGGTAGTGGCCAAAGCGGCAGAAGCCGGGGTCGTACTGACAGCCGCCGGTTCAACTTATCCCTATGGCCGGGACCCAGAGGATAAGAACATCCGTCTGGCCCCCACCCTGCCCCCTTTGCCAGAATTAAAGCAGGCCATGGAACTGCTCATTCTCTGCATCCGGTTAACCAGTACGGAACAGGAAATGACTAAGCGGGGCCTTTTATCCCCTACCGCTACTAAATAA
- a CDS encoding DMT family transporter, protein MKLHKGHIYLMLAFSLAGTSVVTGRSLTGALDSFAITITGLGLMLLCLFPFFAAKTLHTIRRLQKPDWAALFCQALFGIFLFRILLLTGLPLTSTAEAGILTGAAPAITALLAWFFLREPLSAKTALGILCTVTGIILLQNNHLTNAALVWQHTTGNLFVLGAAACESVFNVISRKQRRKDESAKLPIQPLIQTMLVAVAAGMLCLIPALWEKSLEALWSIGWQEWGALLWYGLVITALSFVCFYEGVKYCDAYTTAALSGLLPLTALLLAVLFWGEAMTYQQWLGGLLIVCSILLLADQKKSSTTADDFT, encoded by the coding sequence ATGAAACTCCATAAAGGACATATCTATCTAATGCTGGCTTTTTCCCTGGCCGGCACTTCGGTTGTCACCGGCCGCAGTCTTACCGGGGCATTGGACAGCTTCGCCATAACAATAACCGGTCTAGGCCTTATGCTGCTTTGTTTATTTCCTTTTTTCGCAGCTAAAACCCTCCACACAATCCGCCGGCTGCAGAAACCAGACTGGGCAGCCTTGTTCTGTCAGGCCCTGTTTGGCATCTTTTTGTTTCGCATCCTTTTACTTACCGGTCTTCCTTTGACCAGCACGGCAGAAGCGGGAATCCTGACCGGGGCCGCACCGGCCATCACCGCATTGCTGGCCTGGTTTTTTCTCCGCGAGCCACTATCGGCCAAAACGGCGCTGGGCATTCTTTGTACAGTAACCGGAATTATTTTATTGCAGAACAATCACCTGACAAATGCAGCCCTGGTCTGGCAGCACACGACCGGTAATCTGTTCGTGCTGGGGGCAGCCGCCTGCGAATCGGTTTTTAACGTCATTTCCCGCAAACAAAGAAGAAAAGATGAATCAGCCAAATTGCCAATCCAGCCGCTCATTCAAACTATGCTGGTCGCCGTTGCCGCCGGCATGCTCTGCCTAATCCCGGCGTTATGGGAAAAATCGCTTGAAGCTCTATGGTCCATCGGCTGGCAGGAATGGGGCGCCTTGCTCTGGTATGGGCTGGTTATAACCGCTTTGTCCTTTGTCTGCTTCTATGAGGGAGTAAAGTACTGTGACGCTTATACCACCGCGGCACTTTCCGGGCTGCTTCCCCTCACCGCGCTGCTGCTGGCCGTGTTATTTTGGGGCGAAGCAATGACTTACCAGCAGTGGCTGGGAGGTTTACTGATTGTGTGCAGCATCCTTCTGCTGGCCGATCAGAAAAAAAGCTCAACCACAGCTGATGATTTTACATAA
- the recQ gene encoding DNA helicase RecQ — translation MSQEEANSQGNRRTVPENLNRVRLDEARQLLRTYYGYTDFRPGQAEIIGSLLQRQDTVAIMPTGAGKSLCFQIPALLLPGITLVISPLISLMKDQVDTLSSLGIPAAFINSSLTAAEVEARVAAAQVGKYKLLYVAPERLESDLFQQAVQRLDVSLVAVDEAHCVSQWGHDFRPSYRFIPTFITQLKKRPAIGAFTATATDQVRQDIIGLMRLIGPKLYFNGFDRPNLSFSVLRGENKQNFILKYLANNEGRSGIIYAATRNEVDNLYELLTAQGYQAGRYHAGLTDEERKQSQERFIRDDIRIMVATNAFGMGIDKPDVRYVIHFNMPKNMESYYQEAGRAGRDGEPAECLLLFGPQDPLLQKFLIDQSVAEEERKSSEFGKLQAMVDYCHTPACLRSYILSYFGDTAAQLECGNCGNCNNDEELTNITVEAQKIFSCVLRVKERYGIAFIADVLKGAKNQKVLQQNCHTLSVYGIMKDRSLQSIKDLINRLVATEYLALTESQYPVVRMTGKGLAVLQKKEEVWQKVPRQRRRQETDNSLFALLRKLRKDIADRAQVPPYVIFADTTLREMSETYPLDAAALRAVKGVGETKLARYGEEFLQVIREYVAEHRPVVPLAVPVAADADEEQDKDQDKDKTNEERPSHEVTLQLYQEGFAPADIARQRDLKLITVQEHLFRCSQEGHVLDWSRLIPREQEALILEKIEELGAGKLKPLKEALPENIEYGTIKAVIYKYKQA, via the coding sequence ATGTCACAAGAGGAAGCTAATTCACAAGGAAACAGAAGAACTGTTCCTGAGAACTTGAATAGAGTACGGTTGGATGAGGCGCGACAGCTTCTGCGGACTTATTATGGATATACCGATTTCCGGCCGGGGCAGGCGGAGATTATCGGCAGTCTGCTGCAACGGCAGGATACGGTGGCCATTATGCCGACCGGGGCTGGCAAATCCCTTTGTTTTCAAATTCCAGCCTTGCTGTTGCCGGGAATTACCCTGGTCATATCGCCGTTAATTTCATTAATGAAGGATCAGGTGGACACGCTCTCATCGCTCGGTATTCCCGCTGCCTTTATCAATAGCTCGTTAACGGCTGCCGAGGTGGAAGCAAGAGTAGCGGCGGCACAAGTTGGTAAATACAAGCTGTTATACGTCGCGCCGGAACGATTGGAATCCGATTTATTTCAACAGGCGGTTCAGCGGCTGGATGTTTCACTGGTGGCCGTTGACGAGGCTCATTGCGTTTCCCAGTGGGGGCATGATTTTCGACCAAGCTATCGCTTTATCCCCACCTTCATTACCCAATTGAAGAAACGGCCAGCCATCGGCGCTTTTACGGCGACCGCCACCGATCAGGTGCGGCAGGATATTATTGGACTGATGAGGCTTATTGGGCCCAAATTGTATTTTAACGGTTTTGACCGCCCCAATTTATCTTTTTCAGTGCTCAGGGGTGAGAATAAGCAAAACTTTATTTTGAAGTATTTGGCCAACAATGAAGGTCGGTCGGGAATTATTTATGCGGCGACCCGTAATGAAGTGGACAACCTATATGAACTGCTTACTGCCCAAGGCTATCAGGCCGGCCGGTATCATGCCGGTTTGACGGATGAGGAGCGGAAGCAGAGTCAGGAACGGTTTATCCGTGACGATATTCGTATTATGGTGGCAACCAATGCCTTTGGTATGGGCATCGACAAACCGGATGTACGCTATGTTATTCATTTTAATATGCCAAAGAATATGGAGTCCTACTATCAGGAGGCCGGCCGGGCCGGCCGGGATGGCGAGCCGGCCGAGTGTTTGCTGCTTTTCGGCCCTCAAGACCCGTTGCTGCAAAAATTCCTCATTGATCAGTCGGTCGCAGAGGAAGAGCGAAAGAGCAGTGAGTTTGGCAAACTGCAGGCCATGGTTGATTATTGCCACACACCTGCCTGTTTGCGCAGTTATATTCTGTCATACTTCGGCGATACCGCCGCGCAGCTGGAATGCGGTAACTGCGGCAATTGCAACAATGATGAAGAATTAACCAATATCACGGTCGAAGCGCAGAAAATATTTTCCTGCGTCCTGCGGGTCAAGGAACGGTACGGCATTGCTTTTATCGCCGATGTACTGAAGGGTGCGAAAAATCAAAAGGTATTACAGCAAAACTGTCATACCCTTTCAGTGTATGGTATTATGAAGGATCGTTCGCTGCAGAGTATTAAGGATTTGATTAATCGCCTGGTCGCCACCGAATATCTGGCCTTGACCGAGAGCCAGTACCCGGTGGTGCGCATGACCGGCAAAGGGCTGGCGGTGCTGCAGAAGAAGGAAGAGGTCTGGCAGAAGGTACCACGGCAGCGCCGGCGTCAGGAAACGGACAACTCCCTGTTTGCTCTGTTGCGCAAGCTGCGTAAGGACATTGCCGACCGGGCTCAGGTTCCACCCTATGTTATTTTCGCCGATACTACTTTAAGAGAAATGAGTGAAACCTATCCCCTGGATGCCGCGGCGCTGCGGGCAGTTAAGGGAGTGGGCGAGACAAAGCTGGCGCGGTATGGCGAGGAGTTTCTGCAGGTCATCCGGGAATACGTCGCCGAGCATCGGCCGGTCGTGCCTCTGGCTGTACCTGTTGCCGCCGATGCGGATGAGGAACAGGATAAAGACCAAGATAAGGATAAGACGAACGAGGAACGTCCCAGCCATGAAGTGACGCTGCAGTTGTATCAGGAAGGGTTTGCGCCAGCAGATATTGCCCGGCAGCGTGACCTGAAGCTTATCACCGTTCAGGAGCATCTGTTCCGCTGCAGTCAGGAAGGTCATGTACTGGATTGGTCGCGGCTGATACCCCGGGAGCAGGAAGCCTTGATTTTGGAAAAAATCGAGGAATTGGGGGCGGGAAAGCTAAAACCGTTGAAAGAAGCCCTGCCGGAGAATATTGAATACGGGACCATCAAGGCGGTAATCTATAAATATAAACAGGCGTAA